One window of Alkaliphilus metalliredigens QYMF genomic DNA carries:
- a CDS encoding YhcN/YlaJ family sporulation lipoprotein produces MKKTKIILILVIFLVAVIMITGCRPAERPVPDQRPVEESVPPDGVMGDPNAPLQQPEMRNTDPNNPMRNPNRQDTGQTADEQGMMDRELTLRADNIVNEVVKLDEVQSATVVITDNMAIVGVNLTSPTKGDMNTEIKRKVEETVKTADQRIERVSVTADPDIFERIENIAREAGRGRPLSGFGREIEELIRRITPGA; encoded by the coding sequence TTGAAGAAGACAAAAATCATACTGATTTTAGTTATATTCTTAGTGGCTGTAATTATGATTACAGGCTGTCGTCCAGCTGAGAGACCTGTACCGGATCAAAGACCTGTTGAAGAAAGTGTGCCGCCAGATGGCGTGATGGGTGATCCTAATGCACCTTTACAACAACCAGAGATGAGAAATACAGATCCAAATAATCCAATGAGAAATCCAAATCGACAAGACACAGGACAAACGGCGGATGAGCAAGGAATGATGGATAGAGAATTAACTCTAAGAGCAGATAATATCGTCAATGAAGTGGTTAAATTAGATGAAGTTCAAAGTGCGACAGTTGTCATCACAGATAACATGGCCATAGTAGGCGTTAACCTTACATCGCCAACTAAAGGAGATATGAATACTGAAATAAAAAGGAAAGTTGAAGAAACTGTTAAAACAGCAGATCAAAGAATTGAGCGGGTTTCGGTTACTGCTGATCCTGATATTTTCGAGCGAATTGAGAATATAGCACGAGAAGCAGGAAGAGGAAGACCATTAAGTGGCTTTGGACGAGAAATTGAAGAGCTAATTAGAAGAATTACACCAGGTGCATAA
- the yfmF gene encoding EF-P 5-aminopentanol modification-associated protein YfmF has product MELPKRTKINEGVYLHTLRVGHFKTNIINFNIQRPLTKEEVTYNALLPMILERGTQSHPTSKAISDSLDYLYGASFNTNVDKKGERQIIQFSLMLANDQFVEESVFEKGLVLLNEIIHGPFLENGAFKKEYVNQEKKNLQDRISGRINDKMSYSLERCAEEMCKEEPFHIFPQGEIEDLEGIDETKLYKHYKKVMETSPIDIVVVGDIQHEKIVKMIKDTFKFNRKTVLENEREKVNFEVNKVNEVEENMEINQGKLTLGYRTNIPYEEAGYAALMVYSSILGGGAHSKLFLKVREEKSLCYYIFSQLEKFKSLMLISSGIEEAQYGETIKAVENQLKEMESGNISDMQMEHGKKAVITNLESLRDSSNGLANFILSQSLSQTNETINTMIEKIRGVAKADVVEVAEKIELDTIYFLKKA; this is encoded by the coding sequence ATGGAATTACCGAAGAGAACGAAGATAAATGAAGGTGTGTACCTACATACTTTAAGGGTGGGTCACTTTAAAACCAATATAATTAATTTCAACATCCAAAGACCACTTACTAAGGAGGAAGTCACATACAATGCTTTGCTACCAATGATCTTAGAAAGGGGAACACAAAGTCATCCAACATCTAAGGCCATCTCGGATTCCCTAGATTATTTATATGGAGCGAGCTTTAATACAAATGTAGATAAAAAAGGAGAACGGCAGATTATTCAATTTTCACTCATGTTGGCCAATGATCAATTTGTTGAGGAGTCGGTATTTGAAAAGGGATTGGTGCTTTTAAATGAAATCATTCATGGGCCTTTCTTAGAAAATGGAGCTTTCAAAAAAGAATATGTAAATCAAGAAAAGAAAAATCTTCAGGATCGAATCTCTGGTCGTATCAATGACAAAATGAGTTACTCTTTAGAGCGTTGTGCAGAAGAAATGTGCAAGGAGGAGCCCTTTCATATTTTTCCCCAGGGTGAAATTGAGGATTTAGAGGGAATTGATGAAACAAAGCTATATAAACACTATAAAAAGGTAATGGAAACCAGCCCTATTGATATTGTTGTGGTAGGGGATATTCAACACGAAAAAATTGTTAAGATGATTAAGGATACTTTTAAGTTTAATAGAAAAACAGTGTTGGAAAATGAACGGGAGAAAGTAAACTTTGAAGTAAATAAAGTGAATGAAGTAGAAGAAAACATGGAAATTAATCAAGGGAAATTAACATTAGGTTATCGGACAAACATTCCATATGAGGAGGCAGGATATGCTGCGTTAATGGTTTATTCTAGTATATTGGGGGGAGGAGCTCATTCTAAACTGTTTTTGAAGGTCAGAGAAGAAAAGAGCTTGTGTTACTATATTTTTTCTCAGTTAGAAAAATTCAAATCATTGATGCTGATTAGTAGTGGGATTGAGGAAGCACAATATGGAGAAACGATTAAAGCTGTTGAGAATCAATTAAAGGAGATGGAATCAGGAAATATTAGTGACATGCAAATGGAGCATGGGAAAAAAGCAGTCATTACAAATCTAGAGTCATTGAGGGATAGCAGTAATGGGTTAGCCAATTTTATACTGAGTCAAAGTTTGAGTCAAACCAATGAAACCATCAATACAATGATTGAAAAAATACGTGGAGTAGCTAAGGCGGATGTGGTGGAAGTAGCCGAAAAAATTGAATTAGACACCATCTACTTTTTAAAAAAAGCATAG
- the deoC gene encoding deoxyribose-phosphate aldolase produces the protein MRQQLSKYIDHTILKPETTKAQIKQVCDEARKHDFYSVCVNGSNVSYVVDQLKETDVKVTAVVGFPLGSASKETKAFETKDAITKGAHEIDMVINIGALKDKNNIYVLEDIQSVVEAAQGRAIVKVIIETCLLTEGEKVLACELSKQAGAHFVKTSTGFSSGGATVEDIRLMRETVGPTLGVKASGGVRDTKTAMAMIDAGATRIGASTSVSIVEGTDNQSVGY, from the coding sequence ATGAGACAGCAGTTGAGCAAATATATTGACCATACAATTTTAAAGCCCGAAACAACCAAGGCGCAAATTAAACAGGTGTGCGATGAAGCAAGGAAACACGATTTTTATTCGGTTTGCGTTAATGGGTCTAATGTGAGTTATGTAGTGGACCAATTAAAAGAAACAGACGTAAAGGTAACTGCAGTTGTGGGGTTTCCTCTTGGATCAGCTTCTAAGGAAACCAAGGCTTTTGAAACAAAGGACGCCATTACTAAGGGCGCCCATGAAATAGATATGGTCATTAATATAGGTGCTTTAAAAGATAAAAATAATATCTATGTTTTAGAAGATATTCAGTCTGTTGTGGAGGCTGCTCAAGGTCGCGCCATTGTTAAGGTAATTATTGAAACTTGCCTGTTAACAGAGGGCGAGAAGGTTTTGGCATGTGAGCTTTCTAAGCAAGCCGGGGCCCATTTTGTTAAAACATCAACAGGATTCAGTAGTGGGGGGGCAACCGTAGAAGACATACGCTTGATGCGTGAAACTGTGGGGCCTACTTTGGGGGTCAAGGCCTCTGGAGGGGTTAGAGATACAAAAACTGCTATGGCTATGATTGATGCTGGGGCCACGAGAATAGGTGCTAGTACCTCCGTAAGCATTGTAGAGGGCACAGATAACCAAAGCGTAGGATATTAA
- a CDS encoding aspartyl-phosphate phosphatase Spo0E family protein has translation MIKNEIESMRNVLNQLIGNQEDYGKIYDLSTKLDCLIVDYYNQEDTINFNG, from the coding sequence ATGATAAAAAATGAAATTGAGTCAATGAGAAATGTGCTAAATCAGTTAATTGGAAATCAAGAGGATTATGGTAAAATTTATGACCTTAGTACGAAATTAGATTGCTTGATTGTAGATTACTACAACCAAGAAGATACCATTAATTTTAATGGATAA
- the rsmH gene encoding 16S rRNA (cytosine(1402)-N(4))-methyltransferase RsmH yields MNFEHTSVLLKECIEALDIKENGIYVDGTLGGAGHSQEILKVLGKEGLLIGIDQDENALSAAGERLEEHGTKVKLVHDNFHNLDKILENLEITTIDGVLLDLGVSSHQLDERERGFSYMQDAPLDMRMDRRSGFSARDIVNDYSEKELERIIKEYGEDRWARRIAQFIVQERELAPIETTHQMVEVIKKAVPKGARKDGPHPAKRTFQAIRIEVNQELEIIEATIEAAAKHMKPGGRIAIISFHSLEDRIVKNVFRRLQNPCVCPPQFPVCKCEKEQMVKIVTRKPILPSEAELEVNPRSRSAKLRVAERV; encoded by the coding sequence ATGAATTTTGAACATACATCGGTTTTATTAAAAGAATGTATAGAGGCACTAGACATTAAGGAAAATGGTATCTATGTAGATGGTACTTTGGGTGGTGCAGGACATTCGCAAGAAATCCTTAAGGTATTAGGTAAAGAAGGGTTGCTAATCGGAATTGACCAGGATGAAAATGCCCTTAGTGCTGCTGGAGAGAGACTAGAAGAACATGGAACAAAGGTGAAACTAGTACATGATAATTTCCATAATCTAGATAAAATATTAGAAAACCTTGAAATTACAACTATTGATGGTGTTTTGCTGGATTTAGGGGTTTCCTCCCACCAATTAGATGAGCGGGAGCGCGGGTTCTCATATATGCAGGATGCACCATTGGATATGCGGATGGATAGAAGAAGTGGTTTTTCTGCTAGGGATATTGTGAATGACTATAGCGAAAAAGAATTGGAGCGAATTATCAAGGAGTATGGGGAAGACAGATGGGCTAGACGAATTGCCCAGTTTATTGTTCAAGAGAGAGAACTGGCCCCAATTGAGACCACTCACCAAATGGTGGAAGTGATTAAGAAGGCTGTACCAAAGGGTGCCAGAAAAGATGGACCGCATCCGGCAAAACGTACATTTCAAGCCATTCGAATCGAAGTCAATCAAGAACTAGAAATTATAGAAGCAACCATAGAAGCAGCAGCCAAACATATGAAGCCTGGAGGCCGAATTGCGATTATTAGTTTTCATTCACTTGAAGACCGAATTGTGAAAAATGTATTTAGAAGATTACAGAATCCATGTGTTTGTCCACCTCAGTTTCCAGTTTGTAAATGTGAAAAAGAGCAGATGGTAAAGATTGTGACCAGGAAACCAATTTTACCAAGTGAAGCAGAATTAGAGGTAAATCCGAGATCAAGAAGTGCAAAGTTGCGGGTTGCCGAAAGAGTGTAG
- the yfmH gene encoding EF-P 5-aminopentanol modification-associated protein YfmH, with amino-acid sequence MKYREIKGELIGEVIYNKKLNNGLEVFYMPKSGYSKKYAIFATHFGSNDIKFKGSKNDEVIIVPEGIAHFLEHKMFEEPEGNVFDRFADLGASANAYTNFNLTTYYFTTTESFYENLKNLIQFVQSPYFTEESVKKEKGIIEQEIRMYEDNPQWRVFFNLLKGMYHEHPVKNDIAGTVESIHQTTKENLYDCYETFYHPSNMVLFVIGDLDREQVFEKAEAVFRDQPEKESITIEKLYPQEITTIKEALMETKLSISTPIFNIGYKDIDLGLEGIALIKKEIATRIALDIVFGKGSSLYEELYDKGLINSDTFGADYIGDVDYGHSIIGGESESPQEVLQTVNRYVLDLKKNGLNPKDFDRIHRKQIGEHLSLFNSIEFIGSSFVSYHFKGVNLLNYVEELQNMTFETVEMRFVKHFDENHQVMSIVTS; translated from the coding sequence TTGAAATACCGAGAGATAAAAGGAGAACTAATTGGTGAAGTAATCTATAATAAAAAACTGAATAATGGACTAGAAGTATTTTATATGCCCAAATCAGGATATTCAAAAAAATATGCGATTTTCGCAACTCATTTCGGGTCCAATGACATCAAATTTAAAGGTAGCAAGAACGACGAAGTCATTATTGTTCCTGAAGGAATTGCACATTTCTTAGAGCATAAAATGTTTGAAGAGCCTGAGGGGAATGTGTTTGATCGATTTGCAGATCTAGGAGCAAGTGCCAATGCCTATACTAATTTCAATCTAACCACCTATTATTTCACTACAACAGAGTCTTTTTATGAAAATCTAAAAAATTTAATTCAATTTGTTCAATCCCCTTACTTTACAGAGGAGAGTGTGAAGAAAGAAAAGGGCATCATTGAACAAGAAATAAGAATGTATGAGGATAACCCTCAATGGCGGGTGTTTTTTAACTTATTAAAGGGAATGTATCATGAGCATCCAGTAAAAAATGATATTGCAGGAACCGTTGAAAGCATACATCAAACAACTAAGGAAAACCTATATGATTGCTATGAGACATTCTATCATCCTAGTAACATGGTGCTGTTTGTCATAGGAGATTTAGATCGAGAACAAGTTTTTGAAAAAGCTGAAGCCGTATTCAGAGACCAGCCTGAAAAAGAAAGCATTACAATTGAAAAATTATATCCTCAAGAGATAACAACAATTAAAGAGGCACTTATGGAAACCAAGCTTTCCATCTCCACACCAATATTTAATATTGGCTATAAAGACATTGATTTAGGGTTAGAAGGGATTGCGCTAATTAAAAAAGAAATTGCCACAAGAATCGCTTTGGACATAGTATTTGGAAAGGGCTCATCATTGTATGAGGAGCTATATGATAAGGGGTTAATTAACAGCGATACATTTGGGGCGGATTATATAGGTGATGTTGACTACGGCCATAGTATCATTGGTGGAGAGTCTGAGTCGCCCCAAGAGGTTTTACAAACAGTCAATAGATATGTGTTAGACCTAAAAAAGAATGGATTAAATCCAAAAGATTTTGACCGGATTCATCGCAAACAAATTGGGGAGCATTTAAGTCTTTTCAATTCCATTGAATTCATTGGGAGCTCCTTTGTGTCCTATCATTTTAAAGGAGTCAATTTGTTAAATTATGTGGAAGAGCTTCAAAATATGACTTTTGAAACGGTAGAAATGCGCTTTGTAAAACATTTTGATGAAAATCATCAAGTGATGTCCATTGTAACTTCCTAG
- the mraZ gene encoding division/cell wall cluster transcriptional repressor MraZ encodes MFIGEYNHSIDSKGRLSVPSRFREELGDRFILTKGLDNCLFVYSMDEWKVLEDKLKKLPLTNRDARAFVRFFFSGATECELDNQGRIRIPNNLRSHAYLEKEVIVIGVATRIEIWSSDQWGQYNDDSNLSYDEIANRMEELGI; translated from the coding sequence ATGTTTATTGGGGAATATAATCATTCGATAGATAGTAAAGGCAGATTAAGTGTTCCTTCAAGGTTCCGAGAAGAACTAGGAGACCGGTTTATTTTAACCAAGGGCCTTGATAACTGTTTGTTTGTCTATTCTATGGATGAGTGGAAGGTATTAGAAGACAAATTGAAAAAGCTTCCCTTAACCAATCGAGATGCTCGTGCATTTGTCAGGTTTTTCTTTTCCGGTGCCACGGAATGTGAATTAGATAATCAGGGGAGAATAAGAATTCCCAATAATCTAAGATCCCATGCCTATCTAGAAAAAGAAGTTATCGTCATTGGCGTTGCAACACGAATTGAGATTTGGAGCTCAGACCAGTGGGGTCAGTATAATGATGATTCCAATTTAAGCTATGACGAAATTGCCAATAGAATGGAAGAGCTAGGAATATAA
- the pduL gene encoding phosphate propanoyltransferase: MSKKVLPVALSNRHIHLCQEDIEKLFGVGHELTKVKDLSQPGQYACEEKVDLVGPKNIIKGVRVLGPARPKTQVEISIADGFILGLKPPVRDSGDIAGSPEFKIVGPKGEVEMEEGIIAAARHIHMHTSDAEAFGVVDKQRVKIRTGGERAITFENVLVRAHETYALEMHIDVDEGNAAGLKNGEMVELITE, encoded by the coding sequence ATGAGTAAAAAAGTATTGCCAGTTGCACTATCAAACAGACATATTCACTTATGTCAAGAGGACATTGAAAAATTATTTGGAGTAGGTCATGAGCTAACAAAGGTTAAAGATTTATCACAGCCAGGACAGTATGCATGCGAAGAAAAAGTAGATTTAGTTGGACCTAAAAATATAATTAAGGGTGTTAGGGTATTGGGACCGGCTAGGCCAAAAACACAAGTTGAAATATCAATAGCGGATGGTTTTATTTTAGGACTTAAACCTCCAGTAAGAGATTCTGGAGATATAGCAGGTAGTCCAGAATTTAAAATAGTAGGACCAAAGGGCGAAGTGGAAATGGAAGAAGGCATAATTGCTGCGGCAAGACATATACATATGCATACCAGTGATGCAGAAGCATTTGGTGTAGTTGATAAGCAAAGAGTAAAAATTAGAACTGGTGGGGAAAGAGCCATTACATTTGAAAATGTATTGGTTAGAGCCCATGAAACATATGCACTCGAAATGCACATTGACGTAGATGAAGGAAATGCTGCTGGGCTGAAAAATGGTGAAATGGTAGAATTAATTACTGAATAA
- the lgt gene encoding prolipoprotein diacylglyceryl transferase, whose amino-acid sequence MDPIAFTVFGIPVAWYGIIISLGIFLGIVVATIRAKREGLYDDVIIDLALVAVPVAVLMARLYYVLFSLDYYMANPGSILRFRDGGLAIHGGIIGGVLIGYLFCRYKRIHFWQLADITAPSLILGQAIGRWGNYINQEAYGTPTDLPWAIQIDGVMVHPTFLYESLWNFIVFFGLLYYTKKRKYKGQIFLLYLILYSIGRFFIEGLRIDSLMIGPLRIAQVISIGIVIGAIIVMKILEGMKKNAN is encoded by the coding sequence GTGGATCCCATAGCATTTACAGTATTTGGTATACCGGTGGCTTGGTATGGTATCATTATATCCTTGGGTATATTTTTAGGAATTGTGGTGGCCACAATTCGAGCCAAAAGAGAAGGGTTATATGATGATGTGATTATAGATTTAGCCTTAGTGGCTGTACCGGTTGCAGTTCTCATGGCAAGGCTCTACTATGTTTTATTTAGTCTAGATTACTACATGGCTAATCCAGGAAGTATTCTCCGTTTTCGAGATGGGGGTCTAGCCATACACGGAGGCATTATAGGGGGGGTCTTAATAGGATACCTATTTTGTCGATATAAGAGGATTCATTTTTGGCAGTTAGCAGATATTACTGCCCCAAGTCTTATTTTAGGTCAAGCCATTGGTAGGTGGGGAAACTATATCAATCAAGAGGCCTATGGAACTCCAACTGATCTACCTTGGGCCATTCAAATTGATGGTGTGATGGTACACCCAACTTTTCTTTACGAGTCTCTCTGGAACTTTATTGTCTTTTTTGGTCTGCTTTATTATACAAAAAAACGAAAATACAAAGGTCAAATATTTCTATTATATTTAATACTTTATTCCATCGGGAGATTCTTTATTGAAGGACTTCGAATTGATAGCTTAATGATTGGACCCCTTCGAATTGCCCAAGTCATTAGTATTGGGATCGTTATTGGGGCTATTATAGTAATGAAAATACTAGAAGGCATGAAAAAAAATGCTAACTAA
- the ychF gene encoding redox-regulated ATPase YchF codes for MKLGIVGLPNVGKSTLFNAITQAGAESANYPFCTIEPNIGVVAVPDYRLSNLKEMYNSQKVIPAAIEFYDIAGLVKGASKGEGLGNKFLSHIREVESIVHVVRCFEDSNVTHVDGNVDPLRDIETINLELILSDLESVEKRIPKLEKQVKLDKSLLPELELLHQLQGVLEQGLSARSQDLNEDQQKMLKEFTLLSAKPIIYVANVSEDEVGDGGSDNPHVTTLREFAMEEGSEVVVICAKIEAEISELEEEEKQGFLEDLGLTQSGLDRLVQASYSLLGLISYLTAGPKEVRAWTITRGMKAPQAAGKIHTDFERGFIRAEVVAFDKLMEAGSHTAAKEKGHVGIEGKDYIVKDGDVILFRFNV; via the coding sequence ATGAAGTTAGGCATTGTTGGATTACCCAATGTTGGCAAAAGCACCTTATTTAATGCAATTACCCAGGCAGGAGCTGAATCTGCTAACTATCCTTTTTGTACCATAGAACCAAATATCGGTGTTGTCGCTGTACCAGATTATCGTCTTTCAAATTTAAAAGAAATGTACAACTCTCAAAAGGTTATCCCTGCGGCAATTGAATTCTATGATATTGCTGGATTAGTAAAAGGTGCCAGTAAGGGAGAAGGTCTTGGAAATAAATTCTTATCTCATATCCGTGAGGTTGAATCAATTGTTCATGTAGTCAGATGCTTCGAAGATTCTAATGTTACCCATGTAGATGGCAACGTTGATCCCCTAAGAGATATCGAAACAATTAATCTTGAGTTGATATTATCAGACCTAGAATCGGTTGAAAAACGTATTCCAAAATTAGAAAAGCAAGTAAAGCTTGATAAAAGTCTATTACCAGAACTTGAACTGCTACATCAATTACAAGGGGTCTTAGAACAAGGGCTTTCTGCTAGGTCTCAAGATCTTAATGAAGACCAACAAAAAATGCTAAAGGAATTTACATTGCTTTCAGCTAAGCCAATCATCTATGTTGCTAATGTATCTGAGGATGAAGTTGGTGATGGTGGATCTGACAATCCTCATGTAACCACACTTAGAGAATTTGCAATGGAGGAAGGTTCCGAAGTTGTTGTGATTTGTGCTAAGATCGAAGCAGAAATTTCTGAGTTAGAGGAAGAAGAAAAGCAGGGTTTCTTAGAAGATTTAGGGTTGACACAATCAGGCTTAGATCGTCTTGTACAAGCCTCATATTCATTGTTAGGGCTGATCAGCTACCTAACAGCAGGACCTAAGGAAGTTCGGGCTTGGACAATTACACGTGGCATGAAGGCTCCACAAGCTGCTGGAAAAATCCACACGGACTTTGAGCGAGGCTTCATTCGCGCTGAGGTGGTTGCCTTTGACAAATTAATGGAAGCAGGTAGTCATACTGCTGCCAAGGAGAAGGGCCATGTTGGTATAGAAGGAAAAGACTATATTGTTAAAGATGGAGATGTTATTCTTTTTAGATTTAATGTATAG